In Ramlibacter sp., the sequence GTGCCGTCCGCGCCGGGCTGCAGGCCCACCAGCGCCGGTTGGGGCTGGCTGTGGCGGCCATCGAACCAGCGTGCGCGGATCAGCTCGGCCGCCATGCTCAGCCCACCAGGTCGAGCCCCACGGCGTCGGCCACGGCATCGCCCAGGCCGCCTTGCTGGACGACCAGCTGGCCGGCCAACTGGTCGACGCCGCCCTTGAGGTGCAGGGTGACCGACTCGGTTTTCATCCGGTACTCGCTGAGCATCGCGAACGGCCGGTAGAAGCCCAGGGTCAGCAGGGTCAGCAGCATGTTCTTGAGTCGCAGCGCGACATAGCGGCGCGCGCGCAGATTGCACTTGAAACGGGCAATCTGGCTGATGCCCACGTTGCTCCACACCAGCTGGAACAGACGTGCCTCCCGGTAGGCGCGCGCTGGTGCCGAGGCCAGCAGCAACAGGAAGATGGCCAGCACCCCCGCGACGACCACCAGCATCACCGCTTTCAGGCCGCCACCCTTGAGGCCCGAGAACATGGCGATCGAGCCCCCGAACAGGACGCCCAGCAGGACACTGGCCAGCACGACGCACAGCAGGAACACCCCCAGGGTGGCCAGCCAGATCCTGACGAAATCACCGTACACGGGCTTCCAGCGCCCGGCCTGGTCGCCCACGCGCGCGCGCTTCACCAGCAGGCTCTTGAAGTTGAATTCCAGGCGGATGATGCACAGCACGCTCAACATCAGGCCCAGCACGAACAGGCCCGCCACGGCCGGCCCGAAGCCCGGCATGCGGGGCCTGGCGCCGGCCGCCGCCGCAGGGGCGGCCTCGGGGCTGATCACGCTGACCAGTGCCATCACCGCCATCCACACCAGGGCCAGTGCGAACACGGGCCAGCTGGCCTTGTAGATCTCGCCCCAGGACGCGGCGAACTGCAGGCGCACGCCGCGCCAGCGGGTGGCCCCGAGGCGAAAGCGCATCGCGCTGCCCCAGAACCAGGGGGCCAGGGCCGCGCCTGCGAGCATGAACAGGCTGACGGCCGTGTCCTGGCCGGTGTCCGCCGCCAGCTTGAACGCCACATACAGCGCCACCAGGACCAGAAACCCGAACACCATGCGCCGCTGCTGCGCGCTGAACTCCAGTGGACTGCCCGCCACCCAGGTGTTGCCGTAGAAGTACTGGGCGGTGCGCCGCCTTGCGAACGGCGTGTACAGGCCCAGCGTGACGATGCTCAGCAGCAGGTTGACGATCCAGACCCTGAAGAATTCGCCGCCGCGGCCCGTGAATTCCAGCGGGTGGGGATCAACCCCGCCGCGCACCTGGCCCGTGTCCATGGCTTCCTCCCGTTTTTTCGATGCGAGGGAGTGTAGCCGGGCGCTCCCGCCTCGAGCCCGGGCCGGCGGGCGCCGGCTAGAACCGCTCGTGGGGCAGCAGATAGCGCCACTGGCCCGGCGCCAGGCCCGCCATCGCCACGCGGCCGATGCGGATGCGCCGCAGTGTGAGCAGCTGCAGGCCGACGCTGTCGCACATCGACGGGATTTGCCCCGGGCGGATGCCCTTGAGCGCAAAGCGCAGGCGGGTCTGCTGCTCGTTGCTGCTGCTCACGCTGACCCTGGCCGGTGGCAGGGGGCGGCCGTTGAAAGTCAGCCCGTGGGACAGGCGCTGCAACTGCGCTGGCGCCACCTCACCACGCACCTGCGCCATGATTTCCTGCTCCACCTCGTCGGCGTCCTCGGTCAGCTTGCGCTCGACCCGCCAGTCCTGGGTGAACACGGTCAGCCCGCTGGCCTCGGTGGGCAGGGCGAGCAGCGCGGTGAGCCCGGCCAGATGCTTTCTCAGCAGGCGGATGCCGCTGCGGTCATCCGGGGCATGGGCCTGTGCGGTCAACAGCTGCAGCGCCGGTGGCGCGCCACGGCTGCGGCTGCCCTGGGGGCCGGGGCCGTTGTCCAGCGCGGCCTCGTAGCCCGGGGGCTTGTGCAGCAGCAGCGTGACCGGGACGCTGTCCAGCAGCGTGGCGTGGGGGTCGATCACCACGGCCTGCTGCGGCGCCACCTTGAAGGCCGGCACCTCGATGACCTGGCCGTTCACGCTGACCCAGCCGCCTTCGATGTAGCGTTCGGCCTCGCTGCGCGAACAGCCCTTCTGCTCGGCCACGCGTTTGGCCAGGCGCACCGGTTCGGTCACGGGTTGCCCTGCAGCGCGCGGATGCGCTGCACATGCGCCAGCAGCGAGCGCTGGGCCACTGGCCACATGCGCGGCGGCACGTCGTCATAGGCGTGGGCGACCCAGTCGTCCATCGTGCCCTCGGGGCGGGCCTGCATGGCGGCCAGCACCTTGGCCTCGCGCTTGAGGCGGTGCGCCTTGAGCCGGGCAATGGTCTGGCGGGCCTCGCCCAGCACATGGCCATGGGCCGGCAGGATGAATTCGATGCCGTGGGCGTCGCAGGCAGCGTCCAGCCGGTCCAGCGACTCGAGGTAGGCGTTCATGTCGCCGTCGGGCGGGTCGACCACCGTGGTGCTGCCGTTGAGCACATGGTCGCCCGAGAACAGCAAGCCGTCTTCCAGCAGCACCAGGCACAGGTGGTTGGCGGCATGGCCCGGGGTGTGGATCACCATCAAAGTGTGCGCCAGTCCAGGCCCGGTGAGCGTGAGGCGCTCTTCATTTTGTAGCGCCCGATCGGGGGTGAACTCGCTGGCCGCCCGCGCGGTGGGCGCCGAGGGCAGCCCCAGGATGGGCGGCGTGCCCTTGCACAGCGCCTGCAGCGGCTTCGCGCCCGGCGAATGGTCCGGGTGCGAGTGGGTGCACACAATCATGCGGATGTCGCCGCCAGCGGCGCGCCACAGCCGCTCCAGGTGCACCGGGTCGTTGGGGCCGGGGTCGATGGCGATGTAGCCGCTGTCGGGGTCGCCCACCAGGTAGCTGTTGGTGCCGGGTCCGGTCATGGCGCCGGGGTTGGGCGCGGTCAGGCGCTGCACGTTCTTCAGCAGCGGCACGGGCTGCTCGGTGCGCCAGTCCAGGTGGTGCACGATCTGGCCGTCGGGGCTGACCAGGGCCAGCTCGCCGTAGGGCATTTCATGCTCCATGTAGCGGGCTTCCTTGCCGGCCAGCCAGGCAGCGCGCGGGCAGCTGGTCCACAGGGGCTGTTCACCGGCGCAGGCCGCGAGCACCGCGTCCACGCTGCCGAAGTGCTGCAGCCGCTCCAGCGTGCGGATGGTCGGGAAGATCATGAAGAAGCCGCCCGCCTCGTGGCGCTGCAGCGCATCGGCCGGACGCACCCAGACCGGCTCGAACTGCTCGGCATCGTCGGCCACGGGCTGCTGCCCGCCGGGCATGCGTGCCACCAGGAACGGCACGTCAAAGCGCCGCGGCAGGTCGCGGTCGGTGACCCAGTGCGCCAGCACAAACACGGCGTCGGCCGCCAGCGTCAGCCCGCGGGCCTGGCATTGCGCGGCGAAGGGCGCCTGGCGGTCGAGGGCGGCGATGTCGGCGGCATCGGCCAGGCGGCCATCGGCGTGGCGCGCCAGCAGCACGCCCAGTTCCTCGAAGCTTTCACGGATGGCGGCAATGGCCTGCGTCAGGCGGGTGTCA encodes:
- a CDS encoding DUF898 domain-containing protein, with the protein product MDTGQVRGGVDPHPLEFTGRGGEFFRVWIVNLLLSIVTLGLYTPFARRRTAQYFYGNTWVAGSPLEFSAQQRRMVFGFLVLVALYVAFKLAADTGQDTAVSLFMLAGAALAPWFWGSAMRFRLGATRWRGVRLQFAASWGEIYKASWPVFALALVWMAVMALVSVISPEAAPAAAAGARPRMPGFGPAVAGLFVLGLMLSVLCIIRLEFNFKSLLVKRARVGDQAGRWKPVYGDFVRIWLATLGVFLLCVVLASVLLGVLFGGSIAMFSGLKGGGLKAVMLVVVAGVLAIFLLLLASAPARAYREARLFQLVWSNVGISQIARFKCNLRARRYVALRLKNMLLTLLTLGFYRPFAMLSEYRMKTESVTLHLKGGVDQLAGQLVVQQGGLGDAVADAVGLDLVG
- a CDS encoding RNA-binding protein — translated: MTEPVRLAKRVAEQKGCSRSEAERYIEGGWVSVNGQVIEVPAFKVAPQQAVVIDPHATLLDSVPVTLLLHKPPGYEAALDNGPGPQGSRSRGAPPALQLLTAQAHAPDDRSGIRLLRKHLAGLTALLALPTEASGLTVFTQDWRVERKLTEDADEVEQEIMAQVRGEVAPAQLQRLSHGLTFNGRPLPPARVSVSSSNEQQTRLRFALKGIRPGQIPSMCDSVGLQLLTLRRIRIGRVAMAGLAPGQWRYLLPHERF
- a CDS encoding MBL fold metallo-hydrolase, whose amino-acid sequence is MARPSQLLHPQREPAATRPAATVLLLRDGADGIEVLMTRRSTTASFAPGAYVFPGGGIDAADSAAHDAATRRPGQDDTRLTQAIAAIRESFEELGVLLARHADGRLADAADIAALDRQAPFAAQCQARGLTLAADAVFVLAHWVTDRDLPRRFDVPFLVARMPGGQQPVADDAEQFEPVWVRPADALQRHEAGGFFMIFPTIRTLERLQHFGSVDAVLAACAGEQPLWTSCPRAAWLAGKEARYMEHEMPYGELALVSPDGQIVHHLDWRTEQPVPLLKNVQRLTAPNPGAMTGPGTNSYLVGDPDSGYIAIDPGPNDPVHLERLWRAAGGDIRMIVCTHSHPDHSPGAKPLQALCKGTPPILGLPSAPTARAASEFTPDRALQNEERLTLTGPGLAHTLMVIHTPGHAANHLCLVLLEDGLLFSGDHVLNGSTTVVDPPDGDMNAYLESLDRLDAACDAHGIEFILPAHGHVLGEARQTIARLKAHRLKREAKVLAAMQARPEGTMDDWVAHAYDDVPPRMWPVAQRSLLAHVQRIRALQGNP